The Methanothrix soehngenii GP6 genome has a window encoding:
- a CDS encoding isocitrate/isopropylmalate dehydrogenase family protein, producing the protein MSGQGSKRVAVIAGDGIGPEVVESALEVLRAAGASLDLVHFEIGLGRWKRTGEAMDEDDLEEISGCDCILLGAITTPPDPNYRSVLLRLRRALDLYANIRPFQSHDLDFIIVRENTEGLYSGVEEVGVEESRTLRVITRRGSERIAEAACDLAARRRRLTIIHKSNVLRSDRLFLQTCREVAERRGILYEDMLVDAAAYNLVTNPQRFDVLVTTNLFGDILSDEAAGVIGSLGLCASANLGKSRALFEPIHGSAPDIAGKGIANPVGAIRSAAMMMRWLGELEAAGRMEEAVKKALSAGVRTPDLGGRCSTSEVTGAVTGYLMAEES; encoded by the coding sequence GTGTCTGGTCAAGGATCTAAGAGGGTAGCAGTGATTGCCGGGGACGGCATAGGCCCGGAAGTGGTTGAAAGCGCCCTGGAGGTGCTGCGGGCAGCGGGAGCGTCACTCGATCTAGTCCATTTTGAGATCGGCCTGGGCCGCTGGAAGAGGACGGGGGAAGCGATGGACGAAGATGATCTGGAAGAGATTTCTGGCTGCGACTGCATTCTTTTGGGTGCAATCACCACCCCACCCGATCCCAATTACAGAAGCGTTCTCTTAAGGCTGCGCCGGGCCCTGGACCTTTATGCCAACATCCGGCCCTTCCAGTCCCATGACCTTGATTTCATCATTGTGCGGGAGAATACTGAGGGGCTCTACTCCGGAGTGGAGGAGGTGGGGGTGGAGGAATCGCGTACCCTGAGGGTGATAACCCGTCGCGGTTCGGAGAGGATCGCAGAGGCTGCATGCGACCTGGCGGCGAGACGCCGCCGTCTTACTATCATCCATAAGTCCAATGTGCTGCGAAGCGACCGGCTCTTTTTGCAGACCTGCCGGGAGGTGGCGGAGCGGCGGGGCATTCTTTATGAGGATATGCTGGTGGACGCGGCCGCCTACAACCTGGTGACTAACCCTCAGAGGTTCGATGTCCTGGTCACCACCAACCTCTTCGGAGACATCCTGAGCGACGAGGCGGCAGGGGTGATAGGAAGCCTGGGGCTGTGCGCCAGCGCCAATCTTGGGAAGTCTCGCGCTCTGTTCGAGCCCATTCACGGCAGCGCTCCTGATATCGCCGGAAAGGGGATTGCCAATCCGGTGGGAGCCATTCGCAGCGCTGCCATGATGATGAGGTGGCTGGGCGAGCTGGAGGCGGCAGGCAGGATGGAGGAGGCGGTGAAAAAGGCGCTGTCGGCGGGGGTGAGGACGCCGGATCTGGGCGGCAGATGTTCTACCTCAGAGGTAACTGGAGCAGTGACAGGATATCTGATGGCAGAAGAGAGCTGA
- the afpA gene encoding archaeoflavoprotein AfpA, whose product MAMANKGAKRKIAWGITGSGDRITETVEKMIELQKQYDDVVDVRVFVSKAGEQVIKYYKLFNTLEKHFDKVWVEINSNSPFLAGQLQVRRYEFLLLAPTTSNTVTKIALGLADSLLSNAAIMSQKAFVPTYIMPCDYAPGILTTILPDGSEMKLRIRKEDAENVDKLRRTEDVYVLETPEEIAGVFEQYFSRH is encoded by the coding sequence ATGGCTATGGCAAATAAAGGGGCAAAGAGAAAGATCGCCTGGGGAATTACGGGCAGCGGCGACCGCATCACAGAGACGGTCGAGAAGATGATCGAGCTGCAAAAGCAGTATGATGATGTGGTGGATGTAAGGGTCTTCGTCTCCAAAGCAGGAGAGCAGGTGATAAAGTACTACAAGCTCTTCAATACCCTGGAGAAGCACTTCGATAAGGTCTGGGTGGAGATCAACTCCAACTCCCCCTTCCTCGCCGGCCAGCTGCAGGTGAGGCGCTATGAGTTCCTTCTCCTGGCCCCCACTACCTCCAACACCGTAACCAAGATCGCCCTGGGATTGGCGGACTCTCTGCTCTCCAATGCCGCCATCATGTCCCAGAAGGCATTTGTGCCCACCTATATCATGCCCTGCGACTATGCCCCTGGGATCTTAACTACAATCCTCCCCGACGGGAGCGAGATGAAGCTGCGCATCAGAAAAGAGGATGCAGAAAACGTGGATAAGCTTCGCCGCACCGAGGATGTCTATGTGCTGGAGACACCTGAGGAGATCGCCGGGGTCTTTGAACAATACTTCTCACGCCATTGA
- a CDS encoding M24 family metallopeptidase: protein MSSDILRFLDSSNIDGFLFVGDSISNSDMYYLSHFLAGDRFAILFQEKTSILVSSMEKSRAKKESCADEVLSTRDYHIMEKLKSCGKPELAYIEALKDFLRDHDVLRLGVAYSFPIGIFQPLSRHFDIQILESPARRARSKKSPQEIDCITTAQRACERAMQRAVELIACSEPRGDTLYLQGQPLTAEQIRSAIDISLLQDGCEAADTIVAGGTQAAEPHARGTGPLPANSPIVIDIYPRSKTHRYYADMTRTVLRGEAPGEVKELYHAVLAAQEAGIGAIRSGISGEEVHAAVSAVFQEMGYSERDGCGFTHSTGHGVGLDVHELPSLSEGGEILKSSQVVTVEPGLYYPDIGGVRLEDLLVVRDKGCENLTRCRKDLVL, encoded by the coding sequence GTGTCATCGGATATTCTGAGATTTCTCGATTCATCAAACATCGATGGCTTTCTCTTTGTGGGAGATAGCATAAGCAACTCGGATATGTATTACCTCTCCCATTTTCTTGCTGGGGACAGGTTCGCCATCCTCTTCCAGGAAAAGACTTCGATCCTCGTCTCCTCCATGGAAAAGAGCAGAGCGAAGAAGGAATCCTGTGCAGATGAGGTTCTAAGCACCCGGGACTACCATATCATGGAGAAGCTGAAGAGCTGCGGAAAGCCGGAGCTGGCCTACATAGAGGCCTTGAAGGATTTTTTGAGGGATCACGACGTATTGCGCTTAGGAGTTGCATACAGCTTCCCGATAGGTATATTCCAGCCATTATCCAGGCATTTCGACATCCAGATCCTGGAGAGCCCGGCCAGGCGGGCAAGGTCGAAGAAGAGCCCCCAGGAGATCGATTGCATAACCACTGCCCAGAGGGCCTGCGAGAGGGCGATGCAACGAGCTGTGGAGCTTATCGCCTGCTCTGAGCCTCGAGGAGATACCCTATACCTTCAGGGCCAGCCCCTTACCGCTGAGCAGATTCGATCGGCCATCGATATCTCCCTCCTTCAGGATGGTTGCGAAGCCGCAGACACCATCGTTGCCGGCGGCACCCAGGCAGCCGAACCCCATGCGCGAGGGACGGGTCCCCTGCCCGCCAATTCCCCCATTGTAATCGACATCTATCCCCGGTCCAAGACGCACCGCTACTACGCAGATATGACTCGCACCGTCCTTCGAGGAGAGGCCCCTGGGGAGGTAAAAGAGCTCTACCATGCCGTTCTTGCCGCCCAGGAGGCAGGGATCGGTGCCATTCGAAGCGGCATATCAGGAGAGGAGGTCCATGCCGCTGTCTCCGCTGTCTTCCAGGAGATGGGCTATTCCGAGAGGGATGGCTGTGGCTTCACCCATTCCACCGGGCACGGCGTGGGGCTGGATGTGCATGAGCTGCCCTCCCTGAGCGAAGGAGGGGAGATATTGAAAAGCTCGCAGGTAGTGACCGTAGAGCCGGGCCTATACTATCCGGATATCGGTGGAGTGAGACTGGAGGATCTTCTGGTAGTGAGAGATAAAGGATGCGAGAACCTCACCCGCTGCAGAAAGGATCTCGTCCTCTGA
- a CDS encoding phosphoglycerol geranylgeranyltransferase, with amino-acid sequence MTFEMGRVELHLRDAVKKHGAGHLTLIDPDSQTPQEAGRMAQAASQGGTDAIMVGGSVGATGALLHNTVAEIKKVTDLPVILFPASVAGLCENADAVFFMSLLNSRSPNYLIENQAMGAPLVLRYRLEALPMAYIIIEPGGTVGYVGDARLIPRKKPELACAYALAGKYLGMRLVYLEAGSGADSPVPAGMVALTKKLLGDVLIIVGGGIRSGRAAAELVAAGADLIVTGTAVEKSQDVASFISELTSSIRR; translated from the coding sequence ATGACTTTTGAGATGGGCAGGGTCGAGCTGCACCTGAGGGATGCTGTAAAAAAGCACGGAGCGGGCCACTTAACCCTTATTGATCCTGATTCCCAAACCCCCCAGGAAGCGGGGAGGATGGCCCAGGCAGCGAGCCAGGGGGGGACGGACGCCATCATGGTAGGTGGCTCGGTGGGGGCCACGGGTGCCCTCCTGCACAATACCGTGGCCGAGATCAAGAAGGTGACCGATCTTCCGGTCATCCTCTTTCCGGCAAGCGTAGCTGGGCTGTGCGAGAACGCCGATGCCGTCTTCTTCATGAGCCTGCTAAACAGCCGCTCTCCCAACTACCTCATTGAGAACCAGGCCATGGGAGCGCCTCTGGTGCTGCGCTACCGCCTGGAGGCCTTGCCGATGGCCTATATCATCATCGAGCCTGGTGGGACGGTGGGCTATGTGGGCGATGCCCGCCTGATACCCAGAAAGAAGCCGGAGCTGGCTTGTGCATACGCTTTGGCGGGAAAATACCTGGGAATGAGGCTGGTCTATCTGGAGGCCGGTTCAGGGGCGGACTCGCCGGTGCCCGCGGGCATGGTGGCACTGACGAAGAAGCTGCTGGGCGATGTGCTGATCATTGTGGGCGGTGGCATAAGAAGCGGCAGAGCAGCCGCAGAGCTGGTGGCCGCCGGAGCCGATCTGATAGTCACGGGCACCGCTGTTGAGAAGAGCCAGGATGTGGCCTCTTTTATCTCTGAGCTGACCTCATCCATTCGCAGGTAG
- a CDS encoding 3-isopropylmalate dehydratase small subunit, whose amino-acid sequence MIKGKAWIFGDDVDTDVIIPGKYLRTRDRHLWAEHVMEGIDPQFASRVGKGDIIVAGENFGSGSSREQAPLALKEAGVAAVVARSFARIFYRNAINVGLPLIEAQPVCQEGDLVEVDLQAGTVRVEDRVYQGTRLPDFLMAILKDGGLVAHRRRERGLD is encoded by the coding sequence ATGATCAAGGGCAAGGCATGGATCTTTGGCGACGACGTGGACACGGATGTGATCATCCCGGGAAAGTACCTGCGGACGCGAGACCGCCATCTCTGGGCGGAGCATGTCATGGAGGGCATAGACCCTCAATTTGCATCGCGCGTCGGGAAGGGAGACATAATCGTGGCCGGGGAGAACTTCGGCAGCGGATCGTCCCGCGAGCAGGCGCCCCTGGCACTCAAAGAGGCGGGCGTGGCCGCGGTGGTAGCTCGGTCCTTCGCCCGCATATTCTACCGGAACGCAATCAACGTCGGCCTTCCTCTCATCGAGGCCCAGCCCGTCTGCCAGGAGGGGGACCTGGTGGAGGTGGACCTTCAGGCAGGTACGGTGCGGGTGGAGGACAGAGTCTATCAGGGAACCCGCCTGCCCGACTTTCTGATGGCCATACTGAAGGACGGTGGGCTGGTGGCCCACCGGCGACGAGAGAGAGGCCTGGACTGA
- a CDS encoding flavodoxin family protein, whose translation MILGISGSPRNMATEHILGMALKMLEEKGYETELFAMRGKNISPCRHCDYCLKNKECIVKDDMYQLYPLIREAEGFVLATPVYNGSMSAQMKIAIDRTRATLAAEPRSLRRKPGMAIAIGGDRMGGQELAVQQIHTFYILNGMIPVSGGFFGANLGATFWSHDTLEEAEKDEEGFRSLRKTTRRFAETMEWLKKIEK comes from the coding sequence ATGATTCTCGGCATATCAGGCAGCCCCCGCAATATGGCCACGGAGCATATCCTGGGCATGGCCCTTAAAATGCTGGAGGAGAAGGGCTATGAGACTGAGCTTTTTGCCATGCGAGGCAAGAACATCAGCCCCTGCAGGCACTGCGACTACTGCCTGAAGAATAAGGAGTGCATTGTCAAGGATGACATGTACCAGCTCTACCCCTTGATCCGGGAGGCAGAGGGCTTCGTGCTGGCCACCCCGGTCTACAACGGCAGCATGAGCGCCCAGATGAAGATCGCGATAGACAGGACCCGAGCCACTCTGGCCGCAGAGCCCCGATCATTGAGGCGCAAGCCGGGCATGGCGATAGCCATAGGGGGCGACCGCATGGGCGGCCAGGAGCTGGCGGTGCAGCAGATCCATACCTTCTACATTCTCAATGGCATGATCCCGGTGAGCGGGGGCTTCTTCGGCGCTAACCTCGGTGCAACCTTCTGGTCTCATGACACCCTGGAGGAGGCAGAAAAGGATGAAGAGGGATTCAGGTCCCTGCGGAAGACCACCCGCCGGTTCGCCGAGACCATGGAGTGGTTGAAAAAGATCGAGAAATAA
- the cfbE gene encoding coenzyme F430 synthase, which translates to MHSSTGDKAGRRVSRVAVLDTIHGANVIARRMVECGIQAEPLEVYHHTASLDAFDEVVAPVHLPPDNPHLIQAKGLGKRIISHHQAAGELMGSIDDDVVKIEVTGTHSKTTTALLLAMILSRQKRVLSHTTRGLEIWSGGRPQLLKEGLSITPANVILAAQEALAQGAEALICEISLGGTGLAQLGILTSFTNDYRIAGGTKWASTAKLQMLSLARRGSRLAANADCRISPDISFAKGGLVRALPDGLIYGEERLGLYLGEDLDFASYQTAISGAAAAAELLELEREDTIRALEGFGGFSGRMKIERLGGRTVFDSSNSGLKVSDIERAMDKARGPNLVAVVGEDAQTVCEGLDIPRLAELLRRRRSEIEDLVLVGERLRPLARELGAETAQDLVEGLEKAESTRPKRLLSAVKCFR; encoded by the coding sequence ATGCATAGCAGCACTGGCGATAAAGCGGGCAGAAGAGTCTCTAGAGTAGCTGTCCTGGATACCATCCACGGGGCAAACGTCATCGCCCGAAGGATGGTTGAGTGCGGCATCCAGGCTGAGCCCCTGGAGGTGTACCATCATACCGCCAGCCTCGACGCCTTCGATGAGGTGGTGGCCCCGGTACACCTTCCGCCAGATAATCCTCATTTGATCCAGGCGAAAGGTCTGGGAAAGAGGATCATCAGCCATCATCAGGCAGCGGGCGAGCTCATGGGCTCGATCGATGATGATGTGGTGAAAATCGAGGTCACAGGAACGCACAGCAAGACCACCACAGCGCTTTTATTGGCCATGATCCTCTCCCGCCAAAAGAGGGTCTTATCCCATACCACTCGCGGCCTGGAGATCTGGTCCGGCGGCAGACCTCAACTCCTGAAAGAGGGGCTGAGCATCACCCCTGCCAATGTGATCCTGGCGGCCCAGGAGGCGCTGGCCCAAGGAGCAGAGGCCCTGATATGCGAGATCTCTTTGGGCGGCACGGGTCTTGCGCAATTGGGGATTTTAACCAGCTTCACCAATGACTACCGCATTGCCGGCGGCACCAAATGGGCAAGCACCGCCAAGCTGCAGATGCTCTCTTTAGCCCGACGAGGGTCGAGGCTGGCGGCTAATGCGGATTGCAGAATCTCGCCCGATATCTCCTTTGCCAAAGGGGGCCTGGTCCGGGCCCTGCCGGATGGGCTGATCTATGGAGAGGAGAGGCTGGGGCTATATTTAGGCGAGGATTTGGATTTCGCCAGCTATCAGACGGCAATATCCGGGGCGGCAGCGGCTGCCGAGCTCCTGGAGCTGGAGAGGGAGGATACTATTAGGGCGCTTGAGGGATTCGGTGGCTTTTCCGGCCGGATGAAAATCGAGCGACTGGGCGGGCGGACGGTATTCGATAGCTCCAACTCCGGGCTCAAGGTCAGTGATATCGAAAGAGCCATGGACAAGGCTAGGGGCCCCAATCTGGTGGCAGTGGTGGGAGAGGATGCCCAGACGGTCTGCGAGGGCCTGGACATACCACGTCTCGCGGAGCTTCTCAGGAGGAGGCGCTCGGAGATCGAGGATCTGGTCTTAGTGGGAGAGAGGCTCCGCCCCCTGGCTAGAGAGCTTGGGGCAGAGACGGCCCAAGACCTTGTGGAGGGGCTCGAGAAGGCAGAATCCACTCGCCCCAAGAGGCTGCTTAGTGCGGTTAAGTGTTTCAGGTGA
- a CDS encoding 50S ribosomal protein L40e: MARFPEAENRILNLKICMRCNARNPVKATRCRKCGYEGLRMKSKENKTA; the protein is encoded by the coding sequence ATGGCTAGATTTCCAGAAGCAGAAAACAGAATCTTGAACCTCAAGATATGCATGCGCTGCAATGCGCGAAACCCAGTAAAAGCTACACGCTGCCGCAAATGCGGCTATGAAGGCCTGCGGATGAAGTCCAAGGAGAACAAGACCGCTTAG
- a CDS encoding NAD(P)-dependent malic enzyme: MSLREEALAFHEAVRGKIAVHSKVPCATSRDLSLAYTPGVAAPCREIERNPDDVYRYTAKGNLVAVVTDGTAVLGLGDIGALASIPVMEGKAILFKNFAGIDAFPIAVASKDPEDIVRTVAMIEPVFGGINLEDISAPRCFEVEERLKKALKIPVFHDDQHGTAVVALAALINALRLVGKDFRDLKVAVSGAGAAGVAVTKFLLSFGAKDVILCDSRGVIHKSRPDLNPSKQKIAALTNPRNVTGTLADAIRGADVFLGLSVAGIVTPDMVSSMAGDAVVFAMANPEPEIMPELALEAGAVVVATGRSDYPNQVNNVLGFPGIFRGALDVRASDINEHMKMAASRAIASLVENVTRECIIPSPLDRRVVPAVAEAVARAAIESGVARVPVDPVQVGRRAEEMVRTLEKDVC, translated from the coding sequence ATGTCCCTTCGAGAAGAAGCTCTAGCCTTTCATGAAGCCGTCAGGGGAAAGATTGCCGTGCACAGCAAGGTGCCCTGCGCCACCAGCCGGGATTTGAGCCTGGCTTATACCCCGGGGGTGGCCGCACCCTGTCGCGAGATCGAGAGGAATCCGGATGACGTCTATCGCTACACTGCCAAGGGAAATCTGGTGGCAGTGGTAACGGACGGGACTGCCGTGCTGGGATTGGGCGATATAGGAGCTCTGGCCTCCATTCCGGTGATGGAGGGCAAAGCGATACTGTTCAAGAACTTCGCCGGGATAGATGCCTTTCCAATAGCTGTCGCCTCCAAGGATCCTGAGGATATAGTGAGGACAGTGGCCATGATCGAGCCGGTCTTCGGAGGGATAAACCTGGAGGATATCAGTGCTCCCCGCTGCTTTGAGGTGGAGGAGAGGCTGAAGAAGGCCCTGAAGATCCCGGTATTTCATGATGATCAGCATGGAACGGCAGTAGTCGCCCTGGCCGCTCTGATCAACGCCCTCCGCCTGGTAGGAAAGGACTTTCGGGATCTAAAGGTGGCAGTGAGCGGGGCAGGGGCTGCAGGGGTTGCCGTCACCAAGTTCCTTTTAAGCTTCGGAGCAAAGGACGTCATACTCTGCGATAGCAGAGGGGTGATTCATAAGTCTCGGCCGGACCTGAACCCCTCCAAGCAAAAGATCGCAGCTCTCACCAATCCACGCAATGTCACCGGCACTCTGGCCGATGCCATTCGTGGGGCGGACGTCTTTTTGGGCCTCTCTGTGGCAGGAATAGTGACCCCAGACATGGTGAGCAGCATGGCCGGGGATGCCGTGGTATTTGCCATGGCCAATCCCGAGCCGGAGATCATGCCCGAGCTGGCACTGGAGGCGGGAGCGGTTGTGGTGGCCACCGGCCGCTCCGACTATCCCAATCAGGTGAACAATGTCCTCGGCTTTCCTGGCATATTCCGGGGTGCTCTGGATGTGCGGGCCAGCGATATCAACGAACATATGAAGATGGCTGCCTCTCGGGCTATAGCCAGTCTGGTGGAGAACGTTACCCGGGAGTGCATCATCCCCTCTCCCCTGGACAGAAGGGTGGTTCCCGCGGTGGCGGAGGCAGTGGCCCGGGCGGCCATAGAGAGCGGCGTTGCCCGGGTGCCCGTCGATCCAGTCCAGGTGGGACGGAGGGCGGAGGAGATGGTGAGGACGCTGGAGAAGGATGTCTGTTGA
- the map gene encoding type II methionyl aminopeptidase, whose amino-acid sequence MDAEILDNYRKAGRILAEVLQEARPKVDVGVPLLEVAEFVEEAIRSKGGLPAFPCNISLDRSAAHYTPSPKDESVFAENMVKLDVGVHVDGYIADAAITIDLGGHEDLVLASRAGLDAALELVGPGVSTADIGGAIEEAITGYGYKPVYNLTGHGLSRYIAHDQPAVPNKRMDKGVILKEGDVIAIEPFATNGSGRISEAPITEIYGFGGSRPQRLPAARALMKEIVESYKTLPFARRWLKAERAEYALMHLVRSGAVHGYPVLWEVEGALVSQAEHTVLILENGCEVTTRIG is encoded by the coding sequence ATGGACGCAGAAATTCTAGATAATTACCGGAAGGCCGGACGAATTCTGGCCGAAGTGCTGCAGGAGGCAAGGCCGAAGGTGGATGTAGGCGTGCCCCTGCTGGAGGTGGCCGAGTTCGTGGAGGAAGCCATAAGGTCAAAAGGCGGCCTGCCTGCATTTCCCTGCAACATATCTTTGGACCGGAGCGCGGCTCATTATACACCCTCGCCAAAGGACGAGAGCGTATTTGCCGAGAATATGGTGAAGCTGGATGTGGGAGTGCATGTGGACGGCTACATCGCCGATGCTGCCATCACCATAGACCTTGGCGGCCACGAGGATCTGGTCCTCGCCTCCCGGGCAGGTCTGGATGCCGCCCTGGAGCTGGTCGGGCCGGGGGTGAGCACTGCTGATATTGGAGGGGCGATAGAGGAAGCCATTACCGGCTACGGCTACAAACCGGTCTACAACCTGACCGGGCACGGACTCTCTCGCTATATCGCTCATGACCAGCCAGCGGTGCCGAACAAGAGAATGGATAAGGGAGTGATCCTAAAAGAGGGGGATGTCATCGCCATTGAGCCCTTCGCCACCAATGGCTCGGGGAGGATCAGCGAGGCGCCCATCACTGAGATCTATGGATTCGGCGGGTCCCGGCCCCAGAGGCTTCCCGCGGCCAGAGCCCTGATGAAGGAGATCGTGGAGAGCTATAAGACACTACCTTTCGCCAGACGGTGGTTGAAGGCCGAGAGGGCGGAATATGCATTGATGCATCTCGTGCGGAGCGGCGCTGTGCACGGATACCCGGTACTATGGGAGGTTGAGGGGGCGCTGGTCTCCCAGGCAGAGCATACGGTCCTGATTCTGGAAAATGGATGTGAAGTGACAACCAGGATAGGCTAG
- the cfbA gene encoding sirohydrochlorin nickelochelatase has protein sequence MKDVGILVLGHGSSLPFNKELVESLAQMIGKNNSSGPVRTAYLNMNQPDIPAGLKSFQGTGVKKIVALPLFLAHGVHTRQDIPHELGVDPEKRRGVLNIWGDEVEVICAEPLGVDECIAALAIKRAEESLE, from the coding sequence ATGAAGGACGTAGGCATACTTGTACTCGGACATGGATCCAGCCTGCCTTTCAACAAGGAGCTGGTGGAGTCCCTCGCGCAGATGATCGGCAAGAACAATAGCTCCGGACCGGTCAGAACCGCTTATCTGAATATGAACCAGCCAGACATCCCCGCCGGCCTGAAGAGCTTCCAGGGCACCGGTGTGAAGAAGATCGTCGCTCTGCCTCTCTTCTTAGCCCATGGCGTTCACACCCGCCAGGATATACCGCATGAGCTGGGCGTGGACCCGGAGAAGCGCAGAGGCGTCTTGAACATCTGGGGGGATGAGGTGGAGGTAATCTGCGCCGAGCCCCTGGGCGTGGACGAATGCATAGCAGCACTGGCGATAAAGCGGGCAGAAGAGTCTCTAGAGTAG
- a CDS encoding DUF7714 family protein, which produces MIFPDNYKFVGIKDREERGGPIYFSTRYLISRDGPSLYAVKSIGEGFMREVQDLELIASGQEIAFYPERVDTRNRTLLIDLAYEICREGRANTVVFQGPDEHITFVKDPDPGQVLKIEVMDVSPPDPPWLICTLQGLEDCGVLGDLMVRFVPRILNLERFYCPSVYYPCRAGGLGRSLDCDPVVHERPRIVGCEVSREIFLANNPGKEHEFINVCPIHCREREFQPQGPFITRCCRSERRGRTEKCGQPGIVVHWGDGAWEIAEAVRCLVKDLRG; this is translated from the coding sequence ATGATCTTTCCGGACAACTACAAATTCGTGGGCATAAAGGACAGGGAGGAGCGGGGCGGACCCATCTACTTTTCCACCCGGTATCTGATCAGCCGGGACGGCCCCAGCCTCTATGCAGTGAAGAGCATTGGGGAGGGCTTCATGAGAGAGGTCCAGGATCTGGAGCTGATCGCTTCTGGCCAGGAGATCGCCTTCTATCCGGAGAGGGTGGATACCAGGAATAGAACCCTCCTGATCGATCTGGCATATGAGATCTGTCGAGAAGGCAGGGCGAACACAGTGGTCTTCCAGGGCCCGGACGAGCACATCACCTTCGTCAAAGATCCCGACCCCGGCCAGGTCCTGAAGATCGAGGTCATGGACGTCTCCCCACCAGATCCGCCCTGGCTGATCTGCACCCTGCAGGGGCTGGAGGATTGCGGAGTGCTGGGGGACCTGATGGTGAGGTTCGTGCCCAGGATCCTGAACCTGGAGAGGTTCTACTGCCCGTCCGTCTATTATCCCTGCCGGGCAGGAGGGCTGGGAAGGTCTCTGGATTGCGACCCCGTGGTCCACGAGCGGCCGAGGATAGTGGGCTGCGAGGTATCGCGAGAGATCTTTCTGGCCAACAATCCAGGAAAGGAGCACGAATTCATCAACGTCTGTCCCATCCATTGCCGGGAAAGAGAATTTCAGCCCCAGGGGCCATTCATCACTCGCTGCTGCCGGTCGGAGCGAAGGGGGAGGACGGAGAAGTGCGGCCAGCCGGGAATTGTTGTCCACTGGGGTGATGGTGCCTGGGAGATAGCGGAGGCGGTAAGGTGTCTGGTCAAGGATCTAAGAGGGTAG
- the cfbD gene encoding Ni-sirohydrochlorin a,c-diamide reductive cyclase catalytic subunit → MASEMQNLNVLHPRPSSIVAALYTLRDLGADVVILHGPSGCCFKHARLLEEDGVRVLTTALDEAGFVFGGHKPLTALLKKAVELFNPRLMAISGTCSSMIIGDDLHQAVLEADLDIPVLEVEVHAGYRDNTKGVIITLEAARDKGIIDEAEFVRQKTLLEKATEVERLRGAASAEYLAPERGDLKYQAAERLLELIQQGKRGLNILNAKKETAYMFADITAAVAEVAGGQVDTLANLNDQLGLPKVRRDAVNVAGDLRGRGVQFSIIGGLDEYPVTGDVIAQRAQEGGYDFAVVSGVPHALTASALQGLEIFSITNGPRQVKPLRDLGHQHVMVEIDLHPKTMGVTSIVESEFGATLRAMNKARAKQDG, encoded by the coding sequence ATGGCAAGCGAAATGCAAAATTTGAATGTACTTCATCCCAGGCCAAGCTCAATTGTGGCCGCTTTATACACACTGCGCGACCTGGGGGCTGATGTGGTCATATTGCACGGCCCGAGCGGATGCTGCTTCAAGCACGCCCGGCTTTTAGAGGAGGACGGGGTGAGAGTTCTGACCACAGCTTTAGATGAAGCGGGATTCGTCTTCGGGGGCCACAAGCCGCTGACCGCTCTTCTCAAAAAGGCGGTGGAGCTGTTTAATCCCCGGCTGATGGCCATATCCGGAACCTGCAGCAGCATGATCATCGGCGATGACCTGCATCAGGCAGTCTTAGAGGCAGACCTCGATATACCGGTGCTGGAGGTGGAGGTTCATGCCGGCTACAGGGATAACACCAAAGGGGTGATCATCACCCTGGAGGCGGCAAGGGATAAGGGGATAATTGATGAGGCGGAGTTCGTTCGCCAGAAGACCCTGCTGGAGAAGGCGACTGAGGTGGAGAGGCTCCGGGGAGCGGCCAGCGCAGAGTACCTCGCTCCGGAGAGGGGCGACCTGAAGTATCAGGCAGCAGAAAGGCTTTTGGAGCTGATTCAGCAGGGGAAGCGCGGCCTGAACATCCTCAATGCCAAGAAGGAGACCGCCTATATGTTTGCGGACATCACCGCAGCAGTGGCCGAGGTTGCTGGAGGGCAGGTGGATACCTTGGCCAACCTAAACGATCAGCTGGGCCTGCCCAAGGTGAGGAGGGACGCTGTCAATGTCGCTGGCGACCTTCGGGGCAGGGGCGTCCAGTTCAGCATCATCGGCGGCCTGGATGAGTATCCAGTTACAGGGGACGTCATCGCCCAGCGGGCCCAGGAGGGTGGCTACGACTTTGCCGTCGTGTCCGGTGTGCCCCATGCCCTGACCGCATCCGCTCTCCAGGGCCTGGAGATCTTCTCCATAACCAATGGGCCTCGTCAGGTCAAGCCCCTGCGCGATCTGGGCCATCAGCATGTCATGGTGGAGATCGATCTGCATCCCAAGACCATGGGGGTGACAAGCATAGTAGAATCGGAGTTTGGAGCCACCCTCCGGGCCATGAATAAGGCCCGGGCTAAACAGGATGGATAA